CATGTCCGATGCCCCCCGAGATGGCGTGTCGTCATATGACATGAACCGCACAACAAGGGCGTTTCAGGTCCTCATTTACGCGAGAAGTCTTGGCCAATACCGTGACAAAATGGGTCCTCCTAGAAGAATTTATtagaagaaaaaaaatacgaAATGGGATCGTCCTAGATGCCCAACAAGACTCCTTGCCTTTGCCACCCTAACGTTTAAACGGTGTTTCAACGGCGCAATTCAGTACATGCATACCACCACCGAAATGGGCTACCAGTAGCTAGCCATGATACTGTgccaacaaggaggtgtACATTGGATTAATGGAGATAGAGAGATCTGAAATGTCGGACTCTGATGGTCCGTCACTTCCTGAACCCCAGCTCACGTGAAACCCGCCCTAACAAACCTTGACGACGATCCTTCGGCTCGGATACGCCCCAATACGATGTAAGGGTTCCAGACTGGTGGGCGAACACTTAGTTTTCCAACAATAAAGAGGGTAGTTTTGTGAGCTGGCGGTTGGCCCTTGTAGAGGGGCCATGGGACCTGTAAAATCGCACCACAACAACCGCACCTATATgaaaaggagaagatcagGCTACttcatacagtacttgtgcGATTGCAATGTTCTGGCATCATAAACCTTCCACTTACTCACGAGTGACTAAGGGTCCTTAACATGAAGGGCTACGCTGTCTTATACCATAATCATAGTGTGTCTGACAAATAGCAGTTTGCCTGCGTCTTGTACTTTTGACCGATCTTCAAGTATGTTCTGTAAAGTGAATGCAAGTCTGGTGCACTTGTAGCCTTGGTTGGTTGATTATATctttacttgtactacttgtagtaacTGAAACAGTTGTGAGTAATGAGTAGTACATATACAATAGACCGCCCCACTCGGAGCGTTCCTCTACAACCCTCTCAGTTCATCTCAAACCCACAGTTGGGTcaataataatatatatattacaATAATTTACCGTGGTCCGAATGACCAAGCTATATTTTGGAACGGCGTATGGCATTGACACAACAGCCTATTCCATGGTGGTATCGGCGTCAACAGTGGAACCTTCAACatcctgctgctgctgctggccaggAATGAGCTTTTCAGTTCCCTCAGCCTCATTCACAAACTTTCGCTCAGCAGTGCCGTTTCCATGACCCTCGGGATGCGAGAAGATACAATTGTTGTTGGCACAGTTGACGCCATACTTGCATGGCGTCTCCACGGGATGCATGAAGATGCAGTCCATTCGGGTGCACTCCTTTCCGTTTCGACAAATGGTCTTGGACATGGCATGTCGGAACCGACATTTGGGGTTGGTGCAGTAGTTGTTGAACTTGCACTGCTCCAGAGTCTGGCCTGAGGGAAGAGACTCATTCTCACGCaccaacgacgacgacggaTGGTTCTTGACACACTCAGGATCCGCACAGTGCTCCTTATTGTCGCACCACGCAAAATGGTCGGTGATCTTGGCCTCATTGTTGCATGGAGTAGGATGGCCATAAGTGCAATGCTGGTTGGCACACCGGTCTGTGAACCGACACTCCATGATGGTCGTTTTCACGGGCACCTGGGGAACCATGACCTGTTGGGGGCCTTGGGGAGTCATCATGGGCATGAGCATAAAGCCCTTGGGAACTGCAGGCTTGTATCTCTCATAGGGCACCCACTCAAACGGCTTGGGCTGCTCGGGAAGGTTGGCCAGATCATCGATATCCTGGCCAACATGCACCTTGAGACACGTgccaggaggagcagcacACGCTCCACCGTTGGCAAACGCCTCACATGCCTCTGTGGGATGCACGTACTTGCAGTTATCGTAGTTGCAGTTGGGCCAGTTTCGGCACCGATGGTTGAACCGCTCCTTTGGCGGAAGATCCATCGACAGCGCTTTCTGCATCGTCGCGAACATGGCCTGCTGTGCGTCCGTCGGAATGCCTCCTACAGAACCCGTAGGAACTCCCCCGGTAGATGTGGGCTTGCTCCTGATGCTATATTCCCCCTCCTTGCTGAATGCCTTGGACACGCCGTTTCGGCCGACCCGATCCTTGAGCGACTTGCCCACGCCTCCAAACGCACTTCGATCCTGTCTGCCCTTGAAAACGCTCTCTGTTTTCCGTCGGCCAGGCATAGACCCCACGCTGTATTCATCCTCCATTTCTGTGTCCTCCTGTACCGCACCGCCGTGTTTTGCCACGCGACCCATTTCGTCCTTGCACCACGCCACAAAGTCGTCGCTGAGCTGCCCCTCGGTCATTTGCTTCACCTCTGACTTGATTGTGTCCTCGGTCACGTAGTCGTCTAGCAGCATCATCACAATGTACTGCCCCAGAGTCGGGTCCTGCTCTGAGCCCATAACCTGCGTGGCCCGCTGTAAAATGTTCTTCTCAAactgctccttgagagcatCGTCGTTTTTCAAAATGTCTGCCATTTGAAAAGTTGTGTGTATGGTGGTGTGTATGGTGTGCGGAGGTGCTTTCTAGAACCACATGAGAATCTCACTTTTTCAACCAAACttcgtcacgtgagttACCCTGCAGGTTGGTAAATGTCTTGATGGAGGCTGAATTAACAGTAAAATAAGGTTCCAGAGAACTTTACCTAATATATCGATATGAGGTATCACATGATCTAAGAAAATATCGCTCTTTTTcgctcataacctgtaCCCCGCCACGGTGTTGCGGTGGCCATTGTGTCCGAAAAAGAAATTGTTAGGGATCAGCGGCTAAGAAATAGCCGCCTGATTAGTCTCTCGTGAACCGCTAGCGGAGACTACGACGAGGGGCCACCACGTGGGCCCTCAGTGGGATTACGCTATCATTAATATCGATATGCCAAGCCTGCTATCACGGACAAAGGGTTGCGCCGCAACCCTGGATAACATATAAACCCCTGTATTCCATGTATTCTAATACACCTTTCTTGAGAGTGACGGCAGTGACCATACCTTCGGTATGGCCACCCCGGCTGAGTCATCAGTCGGCTTAGTCACGGGGCCTGGGGTCTAACATCTGGTAAGGCCGATGCACTTGTTGTGCAATGCGATTCTGGGGCGAGAACCAGGGCCAGGGGAAGTCGGTCAGGTTtaaacgacacaaacacctaCACCGCTACGGTCCTTCGAAATTCCGCAAGTCACATAccgttgctgctgcctcaGTTCAGGTCATCGTTCCAAAAACCCCGGAAATTTTTTTAGGGGTGGCTGGGTTACAAGTAGAGGCGAGTGGGACCAGGCCTCTCTAGTTGTCGGCGTCTTTTTTAGAGGGGTAAAAGATGGTGGCACCCTGGAGTCCCGCAGTATCGAACAGGCCTCTGTGGGAGGAGGGGAGAGTGAAGTATGCACGAGTGGTAGGGAGAGTTGGCATGATCATGACTAACTTTCCAAGGAtgagaggtggagaagaaatGCCGATGGCTTTTATCGAAATGTATTTGGTGTCATATCGTCTAGCAGTCTCATCCTGTCGTCGTGGGAGTCACGCTCCGGctgtcgaggagctggctcAGTGAGTGATGGTATCGCTGGCTGATGTCTGTGGATGATGTATCCCAGAGTGACGATGTCGGTGATGGAGCTCACGGCAGTGCGACATCAGACGTGGCGTCTGCACTGAGAGTAGCGAAGGTGCTGCGGTTCTGCCAGCTTTCCATACCTTCCTACTGCCATAAGGTGGACAGTCAAGTTCACAGGAGTGACGTCTTCTCCCCAAGGAGGCGCGCTCGACAAGAGGACGTATCTTGCACTCGTTGTAGCATGGTTGCTCCGAGTGAATAGCCGACGGTCTTTGGTTCGGCTGCGCTTCATAGGAACGGTTCGAGAGTCGTTTCAGCTGCGGTGGAGGGCATCCCCATGAAGGATTCCGTTCAGCGTTGTCGTCATACTCGGTTACGACGCATCGAGGCCACTATGTTTCCGGGAACTGGCGTGTGGTCTTGATTGCTTAAAGGAGGCTTCATGAGACGGACTGATCCTAGGTCGATGGAAGTTGcaatgtacagtaacatGTTGGTGAGCGAAGATTAGGCTCCCTGCTGGGTGTCTTCCGGTTCTTGATTGCTGCCAAGGTGTGCATTATCTGCCACCATTAAGGTTTGTGTTGGGCTGTGTCCAGCTGCATAAACACATGCGAACTCTGACGACTATTGtctcgtcgtcttcaaGAGCGTCCGGGGGGACGTCATTATGGACTCGTGAGAAAAGAGTTTAGCAATTCAAGAGTGGTCTTCGAATGACACGGTGGCGTACCAACGATTGAGATTCTCTCTAAACTCAGTCACCGGTATTGGTCAGCTCAAGTTCCCTGCGACCTGCTGGTTAGTGTCGCTGGAGACAAGAACTTGTCGCGGCATACCCGTTATCACTGAACTTGGTCATGGCTCGTTCGTGATGTTTCCCCCTGTTTTGTAAGTCTGTTGTGTGGACTTTACAAGTAGTCGCTTCCACTGCCAAAGCCTCCGCTACGTTCGACTAGGTTGTCGTCCTGAGGTGAGTAATGACGTGTTGTTATCGTCATGTTGCTGTTCTAAGGGTTTAGACCAGACTTTTCtttctgtctgtgtcggtAGATCCCTTGGAGTGTGTTAAGTCGCATTGAAGATGATGCTATCATCTTGAGGTGGGGTGAGAAAGGAACGAAACGGTTTCTGATGTTTCTATTTCTCGTATGTCGGTTTGTTCATTTCGGTGTGGATTGGGATGAACGGCTCAGTGTTATTGCTGAGGTTACGTTGGTACACTACAGCCATCTCTGGTCTGTTTAGAGATGTGAGAGTCTGCTCCTCCGAGGCGAGTTTCTCGGAACTGTTTGAAGCCTAGTCGACGTGGTTGTCGGTTTGTTGATCCGTCAACTGCGAAGTTGGGCTGTGTTTTGCCTTGTTATTCTCAGACATTGACCCCGCGGGTTGATGTCGGTCGGCTGTGATTGTCTCTGGTCATGAGGAGTTTCAACGTGCCTCGTGTAAGTTCTCGCGTCGCTGAGGGCTGCACCTTATTGTATGGATAGTCTGATCCATAAGATTGTTTCACGGGGAATGTTTGTCTTGGACATCTCGACGTCGAATCATGGTTGCTTTTTATCGTGTTAAGATGGAAGTCGCTTCCACGACTTCATCTTAGGGGGGGGGATGATGTTAGGGATCAGCGGCTAAGAAATAGCCGCCCTGGATTAGTCTCTCTGAACCGCTGCGGGGAGACTACGACCGAGGGGCGCCACCACGTGGGCCCCTCAGTGGGATTACCGCTATCATTAATATCGATATGCCAAGCCTTGCTATCACGGACAAAGGTTGCGCCGCCCAACCCTGGATAACATATAAACCCCTATTCCATGTATTTCTAATACACCTTTCTTGAGAGTGACGGCAGTGACCATACCTTGGGTTATGGCCACCCCGGCTGAGTCATCCAGTCGGCTTAGTCACGGGGGCCTGGGTTTTTAACAAAGAAAAAATCGGGGATTTAGCCTCAGTTGGGGAGAGCGCCAGACTGAAAGTCATTCTTCGGTCAGAGTAATCTGGGGTCCTGTGTTCGATCCCACAGAATTCGCAATTTTTTTGGAGATGTTTCAgacaacacacacattcTCGTTTTTGTCAGTCCGACTGTAAATTCAAGCGGTTGCGGGCTTTTGATAGTACTCCAATTTGTTTTTCAACTTCCTCTGTGTCTCCACACTTCTAGTCTCTACTCCCCTCCTAATCTCAATACAACcctactacttgtacttgtaggtggaTACGGTTTGTCAGATGGTGGATAAAGTGCAAACGGCATCAACTCTACCATCTATTACATTCCATATAAGAGATCTGTAAGCgtggttgtagttgtggAGATAATGTTCTTTTCGTTCcctgctcttctggctcttctggctctctCAGCTCTTTCAGTAGCTGCAccctccaaccccaaggtGGTGTCTATGGATGTCTCTAAAAAGACATACCTAGGGTCGGTCAAGGGAAGACCTGGGGTCTATATTTCCACATACATCGGTGTGGGcactcctcctcagtcATTCGAAGTCAGCTTTGATACAGGATCTTCTGATCTATGGATACCAGCCGTGGGTGATGACCAAACTGGAGGTCCAGGGCTCTTCAACCCCCAGGCTTCCTCCACGTTCAAATCTTTAGGAACCAGTTTCAACGCGGCATACGTCGGAGGAACAGCCCAGGGATACTGGGTGACCGATAATGTCAACGCAGCAGGCCTGTCTCTGTCCAATCTGCAACTTGGAGCTGTTTCTAACATGCAAGACCAGAAGCAAGGAATCTTGGGTGTGTCTTTCAAGCAAGTAGAAATGTCGGTACGAAATGGACAACCCCAGTACTACAACTTTCCGTTTTCCGCCAAAGAACAGGGCTTTATTGACCATGTGCTCTACTCTCTCCATTTTGACGGTCCCCATTCTCCTGACGGAACCTTTCTACTGGGAGGTATTGACCACGCCAAATACTCTGGAGATCTCCATTACTACAACGTCGCCAACCCCAGTGCAGGTCCCCAGATTAATTTCAAGAGCCTCGTACTTGGCGGACACGAACTCGACTTCAATCTGCCGGTCACACTGGACTCAGGGTCGCTAGCTATTGCCTTTCCAGACACCCAGTTCAGAGCTATAGGAAGCGGGCTTAACCTGACCAACTACAACAAAGATATGGGTCTGTATTATATCGACTGTCAAGCGGAGATCTCCGTGGACTTCAAATTCGACGGACTCACAATCTCAGCCAACTCTTCGTCTTTGGTACTGCCCATGGGATTCTTCTCAGGGGACACCACAGACCCTTCATGTGTACTGGGAGTGCAAAACTCTGCCCTTTATGAATCTCCGAATGATGCTGTTCTCGGAGAACCTTTCCTTAAGAACGCCTACGTCGTCTACGATTTGGAGGACTACAGCATTGGACTAGCTCCTGCTGTCTACACCGACAAGTCTGATGTTCAAGCTGTCTCCCGCACATTGTAAACAGTTTACAACCTCTTTCTTACGTCAATTAAAACAATGCAATTAACACTCCTAACTGTAACTAATATCGAAcatctcctcgtcaatAACACCAAACAGATCCTGCATCAGCTTGGCTAGAATCTCCAGCTCGGAGGTGATGGTCACACAGACCAGAATGTAGATGTACAGGAGCGCAAAGTCGTTATCTGTGATTTCCGAACCAGCTGCCATGACGTTGTTTTGCTCATACTCTTCAGGTTGACTGCCTCGATAGATATTCAGTTTGACCATCATACGGTCTCGAGAATGCTTGGTGGAGGGCAAATTGTCTGGGAAGGGGAAACCAAGCTTCATGGCAGAGGCCAGCATGTAGAACCGCAGGAAAATTCGATGACTGAGCTCAGTACGTTCAGCCAGCGTGCTTTTGAGCAGAACAGCTTCATGAGGAGTCGTGGTGGGGTCCTTTTCAATGACCAGTCGCAGGTTCTGGAACGCATCAAGGATCTTCTGTGTTGATTTGAGAATGTTGTCGTACGTGTTCTTAGGGAAACGGCCCTTGAGACGAAACTCGTTGGGGGCATGTTTGAGCAGACCGTCCAGCTGGATCAATGTGTTCTGCAACTGGGGCTGCTCAGCAAGCCCAACCAACCTATACCCTCCAGTAGCAGGATCAAATTGGGACGCCAGCGGGTCTTTCCACGTAAGACCCATTCGCAACCAGAGTGAACACAGACCATGCTTGAGATTGACTCGGGCCTTGTTGGGGAGCAATAGAACAGTAACCAGGAACGCCCACATAACTCCAGCACACACAGAAACGAACCGATGGAAAGCAATAGTACCTACCAGAGGCCTTAGACCTCcttcatcgtcgtcatTGTCGTTGTCTCCAAGGTACAACGAGTACGAATACACAGCTGTAATGTTAAAGGTGAGCAGAACGAATCGGCCAAACGCATTGTTATCCTTCCACGTAACAATGATGCGGAAACAAGGATAAGAAATGGCAGCTCCAATCAATGCCAACATGTATTCGTTCTCTGGGAACAAAACCCAAGACACATAGGCACACATAGCACCCAAAAACGTACCGATAATTCGTTTCCAGGCAGTCCAAGTAGTGCCTCCTACTGACTTGGACATGATGACCACGTAGGAAATCAACCCCCACTCGCCCCTCCATGTATAGAAAATTGGCTGAAGACTGGGCATATAAGCGGGGGTAGCAAACATAGCTGCTCCAATACCTACCCTAATTCCAAATTGGACATCTCGTCTTCTAAAAACACGCAGGCGTTTCCACAGACGGAACGACATAGACGGTTTTTCGAGCTCTCCGTGCTTTGCCTTCTTAGTCAGAGCACTATTGAGATCATCATGCATTCGCCCAGCAAacccctcctccagaagatcAGATTGTCGAGTCATGAACGCCATGGTCTTACGTCCACTGATGATCTTGTTGACTGCACTCCTCTGGGAAGTTTCTGCCTCCTCTGCTGCCGTCGGTTCTCTATGCTTGCCTCCCCACAGCCATCGGTAGCTTCTCTCGTCGTTTTCACGGATGGTGAGGTATCCCTCTATGCTTCCCAGCAACTTTTGCACCTCAGAAGCCATTTCttcaagcagcagcgagaAGTTACCACACGAAGCCGCCACCTGCTCCCAATCAGTGATGAACTCGTCATTGTGCCTTCGCTTAAACAGCCCCAAGCCGTAGACTTCAGCCAGAGCCTTCTTTCTGGCTTCACAGAATAGCTCCTCAGCAAGACCAAGTGATCTCTGGTACTGAGCAACATCCGCCTCGGCATCGCATTTGTCGAGCTCCGAACCGTGCAAGATCCGCTTCATGGTCAGAGAAAAAGACTTCATGGGTGGACCCAAGTGGTATAAGAAGACATCAAACAGATTTTCAGGCGTGATTGTAGGCTCATTGGGTTTTGTAGATGCAAAATTCGGGGAAGGAAGAGAACTTCCAGGGGTAGAAAGAGTTCTCTTCAATGAGTGTCGTTTTCTGATGGGGCTGTCCTTAAACAGCTGGGACAGCTTCTTTCGCGTCAATGTAGAATGCTCCGTTTCAACACCTGAAGTAAGAGCGTTAAGATGCTGATGAATACTGTTCATGTGATGAacgagcttctccagctggtGGTATTCATCTTCTCGGCCTGTCAAGTACAGTTCCAGCTTCGCATGACGAATGTTTCTGAAACAACTCAGCTGGGCACgcagcttggccttgagctcaaTGTACTCGACGCTGTCCACGTCGACAGCCCGCATAAACTGCCTGGTAAGATACAGAAGCATGTCTCCATATATGTCCATGGTGTTTGAAATGGATTGCTTGAGTTCTGTGACTGCAGAAGTTCTCCAGAGCGTTACACAAACCAGAGCAGACACAGTACAACCAGTAATGGCGAGCAAGAAGATCTGGTTCAGCTGTTCCAAAGAAATTCTGCCCTGCTGCACGTTTCCCTCCTTCGTCAGCACACTAACAAGGCACACACACGCCAGTGAAGTGGCAGTGTTGAAAGTCGGCAAGTCCATTTTCTGCTTAACAAAGGCCAGAGTGCCCAGTCCCACGGCGCAGAAGATGACTAGGTCGATAATGTACGCCAATAGGCGCATATGCAAGTCGACCAGAAATGCCGACACTAACATACTCAGAgaacagacacaaaaggAGTACAGCAGGGCGATAGATGCAAAAATAAGAGCCTCAACCATACTTCCCATGGTTCTTCCTGGGTGGAAATAAATAACTGAAGTGGCAACCATATGTTTGGAGTCACCGTTACCCAATAGTC
This genomic interval from Yarrowia lipolytica chromosome 1E, complete sequence contains the following:
- a CDS encoding uncharacterized protein (Compare to YALI0E13882g, similar to ca|CA1713 Candida albicans CAAL- IPF19743), giving the protein MNQPDPKANVRPLAIRGNSWYSETGEDSSQQTSMPSSPSQRLLGSTAASSLAVSPVGWATRAGITLPLFRKASMILPNTGQRVRRQVTFSNEEGRLVPQTIKITPEELEALADANANANANANNFQTTYQNYNSITEFGEPNSSSSPNSPEPDPERSFNYAVSTVDSPTMCHRHKPKPTGVFGKLKYYATGAWIDPEAKVVLKCSVGYLLGTVFVYNDRLSRLLGNGDSKHMVATSVIYFHPGRTMGSMVEALIFASIALLYSFCVCSLSMLVSAFLVDLHMRLLAYIIDLVIFCAVGLGTLAFVKQKMDLPTFNTATSLACVCLVSVLTKEGNVQQGRISLEQLNQIFLLAITGCTVSALVCVTLWRTSAVTELKQSISNTMDIYGDMLLYLTRQFMRAVDVDSVEYIELKAKLRAQLSCFRNIRHAKLELYLTGREDEYHQLEKLVHHMNSIHQHLNALTSGVETEHSTLTRKKLSQLFKDSPIRKRHSLKRTLSTPGSSLPSPNFASTKPNEPTITPENLFDVFLYHLGPPMKSFSLTMKRILHGSELDKCDAEADVAQYQRSLGLAEELFCEARKKALAEVYGLGLFKRRHNDEFITDWEQVAASCGNFSLLLEEMASEVQKLLGSIEGYLTIRENDERSYRWLWGGKHREPTAAEEAETSQRSAVNKIISGRKTMAFMTRQSDLLEEGFAGRMHDDLNSALTKKAKHGELEKPSMSFRLWKRLRVFRRRDVQFGIRVGIGAAMFATPAYMPSLQPIFYTWRGEWGLISYVVIMSKSVGGTTWTAWKRIIGTFLGAMCAYVSWVLFPENEYMLALIGAAISYPCFRIIVTWKDNNAFGRFVLLTFNITAVYSYSLYLGDNDNDDDEGGLRPLVGTIAFHRFVSVCAGVMWAFLVTVLLLPNKARVNLKHGLCSLWLRMGLTWKDPLASQFDPATGGYRLVGLAEQPQLQNTLIQLDGLLKHAPNEFRLKGRFPKNTYDNILKSTQKILDAFQNLRLVIEKDPTTTPHEAVLLKSTLAERTELSHRIFLRFYMLASAMKLGFPFPDNLPSTKHSRDRMMVKLNIYRGSQPEEYEQNNVMAAGSEITDNDFALLYIYILVCVTITSELEILAKLMQDLFGVIDEEMFDISYS
- a CDS encoding uncharacterized protein (Compare to YALI0E13794g, weakly similar to uniprot|P32505 Saccharomyces cerevisiae YGL122c NAB2 nuclear poly(A)-binding protein, similar to Saccharomyces cerevisiae NAB2 (YGL122C); ancestral locus Anc_6.130), giving the protein MADILKNDDALKEQFEKNILQRATQVMGSEQDPTLGQYIVMMLLDDYVTEDTIKSEVKQMTEGQLSDDFVAWCKDEMGRVAKHGGAVQEDTEMEDEYSVGSMPGRRKTESVFKGRQDRSAFGGVGKSLKDRVGRNGVSKAFSKEGEYSIRSKPTSTGGVPTGSVGGIPTDAQQAMFATMQKALSMDLPPKERFNHRCRNWPNCNYDNCKYVHPTEACEAFANGGACAAPPGTCLKVHVGQDIDDLANLPEQPKPFEWVPYERYKPAVPKGFMLMPMMTPQGPQQVMVPQVPVKTTIMECRFTDRCANQHCTYGHPTPCNNEAKITDHFAWCDNKEHCADPECVKNHPSSSLVRENESLPSGQTLEQCKFNNYCTNPKCRFRHAMSKTICRNGKECTRMDCIFMHPVETPCKYGVNCANNNCIFSHPEGHGNGTAERKFVNEAEGTEKLIPGQQQQQDVEGSTVDADTTME
- a CDS encoding uncharacterized protein (Compare to YALI0E13860g, weakly similar to uniprot|Q12303 Saccharomyces cerevisiae YLR121c YPS3 GPI-anchored aspartyl protease 3 (yapsin 3)) — encoded protein: MFFSFPALLALLALSALSVAAPSNPKVVSMDVSKKTYLGSVKGRPGVYISTYIGVGTPPQSFEVSFDTGSSDLWIPAVGDDQTGGPGLFNPQASSTFKSLGTSFNAAYVGGTAQGYWVTDNVNAAGLSLSNLQLGAVSNMQDQKQGILGVSFKQVEMSVRNGQPQYYNFPFSAKEQGFIDHVLYSLHFDGPHSPDGTFLLGGIDHAKYSGDLHYYNVANPSAGPQINFKSLVLGGHELDFNLPVTLDSGSLAIAFPDTQFRAIGSGLNLTNYNKDMGLYYIDCQAEISVDFKFDGLTISANSSSLVLPMGFFSGDTTDPSCVLGVQNSALYESPNDAVLGEPFLKNAYVVYDLEDYSIGLAPAVYTDKSDVQAVSRTL